In Fusarium oxysporum f. sp. lycopersici 4287 chromosome 2, whole genome shotgun sequence, a genomic segment contains:
- a CDS encoding Ca2+-transporting ATPase (At least one base has a quality score < 10) gives MADHDDHPPMRRRAYVTEAEAQGASSDSNPYQLVNADQHPSPTITIDTTAVNPNISTEPPQESHPSNMQDDAVSPTTIADPVSTSGMSQRPSRPELDTSMAFENRDSRPTSPHNVSSPVTSRSGERGVGFLSVPMNHRSRQNSVDSDDMSRSVSSQGDTTVVASNSTQTDTLKGSEYDHKKITNDESALKPDTGTEQDFEVENNPFAFTPGQMNKMFNPKSLSAFYMLGGIDGIEKGLRSDRKAGLSMDEKSLTGKISFEDATSKKQMPREDHPAAQTGDSFADRLRVFKDNRLPEKKGKSLLELMWITYNDKVLILLSIAAVVSLAVGLYQSFGQKHEEGEPKVEWVEGVAIIVAIAIVVIVGSLNDYQKERQFTKLNKKKQDRLVKVIRSGKTIELSVFDILAGDVIHIEPGDLVPVDGVLIEGFNVKCDESQATGESDIIRKQASEVVYNAIENHDDLKKMDPFIQSGARIMEGVGTYMATSVGVYSSYGKTLMSLNEDPEMTPLQAKLNVIATYIAKLGSAAGLALFIALLIKFLAGLPASDDTPAEKGQQFLNIFIVVVTIIVVAVPEGLPLAVTLALAFATTRMLRDANLVRHLKACEVMGNASTICSDKTGTLTQNKMQVVSGTIGTSLRFGGSSSGDASGASTPVDTSGDIGISEFAKMLSKPVKDLLLKSIALNSTAFEGEVDGEKTFIGSKTETALLILAKSHLGMGPVSEERENAKVLQLIPFDSGRKCMGIVTQGPSGSARLYIKGASEIILSKCTQVLGDPANDDSLAPMSDDNVSTVQQLIESYARRSLRTIGICYKDFPSWPPKNAGRVDGGNEVVFDDLFSDMAFIGVVGIQDPLREGVPEAVKLCQQAGVVVRMVTGDNKITAEAMQRSAASFSLTLLLWRDLNSATFLSWSKRISFPACMFWHDHPPKTAYPGEETQGQNETVAVTGDGT, from the coding sequence ATGGCTGATCACGATGACCATCCGCCCATGAGGCGTCGCGCGTACGTGACTGAGGCAGAGGCTCAAGGGGCCTCCAGTGATTCAAACCCTTATCAACTGGTGAATGCTGATCAACATCCCAGCCCGACCATCACCATTGATACCACCGCTGTCAACCCTAATATTTCTACCGAACCGCCCCAAGAGTCACATCCTTCCAACATGCAAGACGATGCAGTTAGTCCTACAACAATAGCCGACCCTGTATCGACCAGCGGCATGTCGCAACGACCTTCGAGACCCGAATTGGACACATCCATGGCCTTTGAGAATCGAGACAGCAGACCAACAAGTCCCCACAATGTCTCGAGCCCAGTAACATCAAGATCAGGTGAACGCGGTGTTGGATTCCTATCTGTGCCTATGAACCACCGATCGCGACAAAACTCAGTCGACTCTGACGACATGTCTCGATCCGTTTCTTCACAAGGCGATACTACTGTTGTGGCGTCCAACTCGACACAGACAGATACGCTGAAAGGCTCCGAATACGACCACAAGAAGATTACCAACGATGAGAGCGCTTTGAAACCAGATACAGGCACAGAGCAAGATTTCGAGGTGGAAAACAACCCCTTTGCCTTTACACCTGGCCAGATGAACAAAATGTTCAACCCCAAGAGTCTTTCGGCTTTTTATATGTTAGGTGGCATTGATGGTATTGAGAAGGGTTTAAGATCTGATCGAAAGGCCGGATTGAGtatggatgagaagagcctGACCGGCAAGATCTCATTTGAGGATGCAACATCTAAGAAGCAGATGCCCCGCGAAGATCATCCTGCAGCGCAAACAGGCGATAGTTTTGCCGACCGATTACGTGTTTTCAAGGACAACAGGTTACCGGAGAAGAAAGGCAAGAGCCTTTTGGAGCTTATGTGGATTACTTATAACGACAAGGTTTTGATTCTGCTATCAATCGCTGCGGTAGTCAGTCTCGCAGTTGGCCTGTATCAAAGCTTTGGCCAAAAGCATGAGGAGGGCGAGCCCAAGGTTGAGTGGGTCGAAGGCGTTGCGATTATtgtcgccatcgccatcgtcgtCATTGTCGGTTCTTTAAACGATTACCAAAAGGAACGCCAATTCACGAAACTGAACAAAAAGAAACAGGACCGTCTGGTCAAGGTGATTCGATCAGGAAAGACAATAGAACTCTCTGTCTTTGACATCTTAGCCGGTGATGTGATTCACATTGAGCCGGGTGACTTGGTACCGGTCGACGGAGTTCTGATCGAGGGCTTCAATGTCAAATGTGACGAATCTCAGGCCACTGGCGAATCAGACATTATTCGAAAACAGGCTTCTGAGGTTGTCTATAACGCCATCGAGAACCATGACGACCTTAAGAAGATGGATCCTTTCATCCAATCTGGCGCTCGCATCATGGAAGGTGTTGGCACTTATATGGCTACCTCAGTTGGTGTTTACTCTTCATACGGCAAAACTCTCATGTCATTGAACGAGGATCCTGAGATGACTCCCCTACAGGCGAAGCTGAATGTTATCGCTACCTACATCGCTAAGCTCGGTAGTGCTGCTGGTCTTGCGCTCTTCATTGCTCTGTTGATCAAGTTCCTGGCTGGGCTACCGGCTTCTGATGATACACCCGCTGAAAAAGGACAGCAattcctcaacatcttcattgTTGTCGTTACTATTATTGTGGTTGCTGTCCCCGAAGGATTACCCCTTGCTGTTACCCTGGCCTTGGCTTTTGCGACAACCCGAATGCTTCGGGATGCCAACCTTGTGCGACACCTCAAGGCATGTGAGGTCATGGGAAATGCCTCTACCATTTGCTCTGACAAGACCGGCACTTTGACCCAAAACAAGATGCAGGTTGTGTCAGGAACTATTGGAACAAGTCTCCGTTTTGGTGGCTCATCCTCTGGAGATGCCAGCGGTGCCTCTACCCCAGTGGACACTAGTGGTGATATTGGCATTTCCGAGTTTGCCAAGATGCTCAGCAAACCTGTGAAGGACCTTCTGCTCAAGTCTATTGCACTCAACTCTACCGCTTTCGAAGGCGAGGTAGACGGAGAAAAGACCTTCATTGGTTCCAAGACTGAGACTGCCCTACTCATTCTCGCCAAGTCTCATCTTGGCATGGGTCCCGTGAGTGAGGAGCGTGAGAACGCCAAGGTTTTGCAGCTCATTCCTTTCGACTCTGGCCGCAAGTGCATGGGTATCGTTACTCAGGGCCCCAGCGGTAGTGCACGTCTCTACATCAAGGGCGCCTCCGAAATCATCCTCTCCAAGTGTACTCAAGTACTTGGTGACCCAGCCAACGACGACTCCCTTGCTCCTATGTCCGATGATAATGTCAGCACTGTTCAGCAGCTCATCGAGAGCTATGCGAGAAGGTCACTCCGAACCATCGGCATTTGCTACAAGGACTTCCCCTCATGGCCACCCAAGAATGCCGGCCGTGTCGATGGCGGTAACGAAGTTGTCTTTGATGATCTTTTCTCGGACATGGCCTTTATTGGCGTCGTCGGTATCCAAGATCCTCTTCGGGAAGGTGTCCCAGAAGCTGTCAAGCTCTGCCAGCaggctggtgttgtcgttCGCATGGTTACCGGTGACAACAAAATCACCGCTGAGGCCATGCAAAGGAGTGCGGCATCATTCAGCCTAACTCTATTGTTATGGAGGGACCTGAATTCCGCAACCTTTCTAAGCTGGAGCAAGAGGATATCATTCCCCGCCTGCATGTTTTGGCACGATCATCCCCCGAAGACAGCGTATCCTGGTGAAGAGACTCAAGGACAGAACGAGACAGTTGCTGTTACTGGTGACGGTACATGA
- a CDS encoding Ca2+-transporting ATPase (At least one base has a quality score < 10) translates to MADHDDHPPMRRRAPTITIDTTAVNPNISTEPPQESHPSNMQDDAVSPTTIADPVSTSGMSQRPSRPELDTSMAFENRDSRPTSPHNVSSPVTSRSGERGVGFLSVPMNHRSRQNSVDSDDMSRSVSSQGDTTVVASNSTQTDTLKGSEYDHKKITNDESALKPDTGTEQDFEVENNPFAFTPGQMNKMFNPKSLSAFYMLGGIDGIEKGLRSDRKAGLSMDEKSLTGKISFEDATSKKQMPREDHPAAQTGDSFADRLRVFKDNRLPEKKGKSLLELMWITYNDKVLILLSIAAVVSLAVGLYQSFGQKHEEGEPKVEWVEGVAIIVAIAIVVIVGSLNDYQKERQFTKLNKKKQDRLVKVIRSGKTIELSVFDILAGDVIHIEPGDLVPVDGVLIEGFNVKCDESQATGESDIIRKQASEVVYNAIENHDDLKKMDPFIQSGARIMEGVGTYMATSVGVYSSYGKTLMSLNEDPEMTPLQAKLNVIATYIAKLGSAAGLALFIALLIKFLAGLPASDDTPAEKGQQFLNIFIVVVTIIVVAVPEGLPLAVTLALAFATTRMLRDANLVRHLKACEVMGNASTICSDKTGTLTQNKMQVVSGTIGTSLRFGGSSSGDASGASTPVDTSGDIGISEFAKMLSKPVKDLLLKSIALNSTAFEGEVDGEKTFIGSKTETALLILAKSHLGMGPVSEERENAKVLQLIPFDSGRKCMGIVTQGPSGSARLYIKGASEIILSKCTQVLGDPANDDSLAPMSDDNVSTVQQLIESYARRSLRTIGICYKDFPSWPPKNAGRVDGGNEVVFDDLFSDMAFIGVVGIQDPLREGVPEAVKLCQQAGVVVRMVTGDNKITAEAMQRSAASFSLTLLLWRDLNSATFLSWSKRISFPACMFWHDHPPKTAYPGEETQGQNETVAVTGDGT, encoded by the exons ATGGCTGATCACGATGACCATCCGCCCATGAGGCGTCGCGC CCCGACCATCACCATTGATACCACCGCTGTCAACCCTAATATTTCTACCGAACCGCCCCAAGAGTCACATCCTTCCAACATGCAAGACGATGCAGTTAGTCCTACAACAATAGCCGACCCTGTATCGACCAGCGGCATGTCGCAACGACCTTCGAGACCCGAATTGGACACATCCATGGCCTTTGAGAATCGAGACAGCAGACCAACAAGTCCCCACAATGTCTCGAGCCCAGTAACATCAAGATCAGGTGAACGCGGTGTTGGATTCCTATCTGTGCCTATGAACCACCGATCGCGACAAAACTCAGTCGACTCTGACGACATGTCTCGATCCGTTTCTTCACAAGGCGATACTACTGTTGTGGCGTCCAACTCGACACAGACAGATACGCTGAAAGGCTCCGAATACGACCACAAGAAGATTACCAACGATGAGAGCGCTTTGAAACCAGATACAGGCACAGAGCAAGATTTCGAGGTGGAAAACAACCCCTTTGCCTTTACACCTGGCCAGATGAACAAAATGTTCAACCCCAAGAGTCTTTCGGCTTTTTATATGTTAGGTGGCATTGATGGTATTGAGAAGGGTTTAAGATCTGATCGAAAGGCCGGATTGAGtatggatgagaagagcctGACCGGCAAGATCTCATTTGAGGATGCAACATCTAAGAAGCAGATGCCCCGCGAAGATCATCCTGCAGCGCAAACAGGCGATAGTTTTGCCGACCGATTACGTGTTTTCAAGGACAACAGGTTACCGGAGAAGAAAGGCAAGAGCCTTTTGGAGCTTATGTGGATTACTTATAACGACAAGGTTTTGATTCTGCTATCAATCGCTGCGGTAGTCAGTCTCGCAGTTGGCCTGTATCAAAGCTTTGGCCAAAAGCATGAGGAGGGCGAGCCCAAGGTTGAGTGGGTCGAAGGCGTTGCGATTATtgtcgccatcgccatcgtcgtCATTGTCGGTTCTTTAAACGATTACCAAAAGGAACGCCAATTCACGAAACTGAACAAAAAGAAACAGGACCGTCTGGTCAAGGTGATTCGATCAGGAAAGACAATAGAACTCTCTGTCTTTGACATCTTAGCCGGTGATGTGATTCACATTGAGCCGGGTGACTTGGTACCGGTCGACGGAGTTCTGATCGAGGGCTTCAATGTCAAATGTGACGAATCTCAGGCCACTGGCGAATCAGACATTATTCGAAAACAGGCTTCTGAGGTTGTCTATAACGCCATCGAGAACCATGACGACCTTAAGAAGATGGATCCTTTCATCCAATCTGGCGCTCGCATCATGGAAGGTGTTGGCACTTATATGGCTACCTCAGTTGGTGTTTACTCTTCATACGGCAAAACTCTCATGTCATTGAACGAGGATCCTGAGATGACTCCCCTACAGGCGAAGCTGAATGTTATCGCTACCTACATCGCTAAGCTCGGTAGTGCTGCTGGTCTTGCGCTCTTCATTGCTCTGTTGATCAAGTTCCTGGCTGGGCTACCGGCTTCTGATGATACACCCGCTGAAAAAGGACAGCAattcctcaacatcttcattgTTGTCGTTACTATTATTGTGGTTGCTGTCCCCGAAGGATTACCCCTTGCTGTTACCCTGGCCTTGGCTTTTGCGACAACCCGAATGCTTCGGGATGCCAACCTTGTGCGACACCTCAAGGCATGTGAGGTCATGGGAAATGCCTCTACCATTTGCTCTGACAAGACCGGCACTTTGACCCAAAACAAGATGCAGGTTGTGTCAGGAACTATTGGAACAAGTCTCCGTTTTGGTGGCTCATCCTCTGGAGATGCCAGCGGTGCCTCTACCCCAGTGGACACTAGTGGTGATATTGGCATTTCCGAGTTTGCCAAGATGCTCAGCAAACCTGTGAAGGACCTTCTGCTCAAGTCTATTGCACTCAACTCTACCGCTTTCGAAGGCGAGGTAGACGGAGAAAAGACCTTCATTGGTTCCAAGACTGAGACTGCCCTACTCATTCTCGCCAAGTCTCATCTTGGCATGGGTCCCGTGAGTGAGGAGCGTGAGAACGCCAAGGTTTTGCAGCTCATTCCTTTCGACTCTGGCCGCAAGTGCATGGGTATCGTTACTCAGGGCCCCAGCGGTAGTGCACGTCTCTACATCAAGGGCGCCTCCGAAATCATCCTCTCCAAGTGTACTCAAGTACTTGGTGACCCAGCCAACGACGACTCCCTTGCTCCTATGTCCGATGATAATGTCAGCACTGTTCAGCAGCTCATCGAGAGCTATGCGAGAAGGTCACTCCGAACCATCGGCATTTGCTACAAGGACTTCCCCTCATGGCCACCCAAGAATGCCGGCCGTGTCGATGGCGGTAACGAAGTTGTCTTTGATGATCTTTTCTCGGACATGGCCTTTATTGGCGTCGTCGGTATCCAAGATCCTCTTCGGGAAGGTGTCCCAGAAGCTGTCAAGCTCTGCCAGCaggctggtgttgtcgttCGCATGGTTACCGGTGACAACAAAATCACCGCTGAGGCCATGCAAAGGAGTGCGGCATCATTCAGCCTAACTCTATTGTTATGGAGGGACCTGAATTCCGCAACCTTTCTAAGCTGGAGCAAGAGGATATCATTCCCCGCCTGCATGTTTTGGCACGATCATCCCCCGAAGACAGCGTATCCTGGTGAAGAGACTCAAGGACAGAACGAGACAGTTGCTGTTACTGGTGACGGTACATGA
- a CDS encoding minichromosome maintenance protein 10: protein MAPASPAKQGTEAQWPPRSPHEALLSTPRGRERYRQMMTSPSPSPSKRARNLPSMNLMAEIENDDDDEDEETLQLKLQEIQARLKLKKLQAAKSKKSEESVEQLHATTSELVISTQVPSRSRRATTPTREPLARQQNHVEVPASPVRRVQEPSVQTSPSRVLLGIDKGLKARDISLKRAPSYRDSQTSTEIGQTGYLRRSRSKTTGSGNSSFSSETRPMSFNERLVSARTDEAARAQRQKDIQKLRSNAFSISQDEMEQYKKKAIEIPDEPLKAPSFSREEIIGTTKPVGLQRSYTVPNVQAPEKKAPAPTSTALVRKKKSPHGEASEEQAAGFEPYSSFHLSKRILPHGVLARHVSGKQVYTIKDILKVVKAPDFALPDVEQDIVMFGILAKKSEPRAHKPTQKNGKTEDRGKYMVMTLVDLEWELDLFLFNSGFTKYWKLTEGTVIAILNPTIMPPPPGRHDTGKFSLVINSDDDSIIEVGTSRDLGGCQSVKKDGDLCGVWINKKRTHHCEFHSNEALRKQRSTRMEVNGSSFGARKNNSREVIGWGAEKKKEASRKYDWETKTHWFASRSMSAADLIDGKDRTPNDRKERAEFLKRDLEAKEKEREMMKKLGQVGSAAGREYMRQAGSKAALPAAGTSTQPSSSAQASEEAYRPDAKSLGLLGKDSAIHLSPVKRKRPDSSQASSQAGSAISSGPTAFGWGSNLKDKLSKMKEGEKLRKDEQPPVRKKTRFVTDKGIREAGRESLGDELHGRQIMLDDDDDDLVIV from the exons ATGGCTCCAG cttctccagcaaAACAAGGAACCGAAGCCCAATGGCCCCCAAGATCTCCGCATGAAGCTCTGCTTAGTACGCCGCGTGGACGAGAGCGATACCGACAGATGATGACATCGCCTTCACCTTCACCGTCGAAAAGAGCTCGCAACTTACCCTCGATGAATCTCATGGCCGAGATTGAaaacgacgatgacgatgaggacgaggaaaCCCTGCAGCTGAAGCTTCAAGAGATCCAGGCGCGGCTCAAGTTGAAAAAGCTACAGGCTGCGAAGTCGAAAAAGTCGGAAGAAAGCGTTGAGCAATTACATGCCACGACCTCGGAGCTCGTGATATCAACACAAGTTCCAAGTCGATCGAGGCGCGCAACCACTCCAACTCGGGAACCACTAGCTCGACAACAAAACCATGTGGAAGTGCCTGCGTCACCCGTCAGGAGGGTTCAAGAGCCCTCGGTGCAAACATCGCCAAGTAGAGTGTTGCTGGGTATTGATAAGGGCCTTAAGGCTCGGGATATCTCCTTGAAGCGTGCGCCCAGCTACCGGGATTCGCAAACATCGACTGAAATTGGGCAAACGGGCTATTTGCGAAGATCAAGGTCGAAAACTACAGGGAGCGGCaattcttctttctcatcagAGACGCGCCCAATGAGTTTCAATGAACGGCTTGTTTCCGCGAGGACAGATGAGGCTGCTCGTGCTCAGCGGCAAAAGGACATTCAAAAGCTAAGATCAAATGCATTTAGTATCAGCCAGGATGAGATGGAGCAGTATAAGAAGAAAGCTATTGAGATACCAGATGAGCCATTGAAGGCTCCGTCCTTCTCAAGGGAGGAGATCATAGGGACAACAAAACCTGTTGGCTTGCAACGAAGTTACACCGTGCCCAACGTTCAGGCTCCCGAAAAGAAGGCTCCGGCGCCAACTTCTACAGCTTTGGTTCGGAAGAAAAAGTCACCCCATGGCGAAGCCTCTGAAGAACAGGCGGCTGGTTTTGAGCCATACTCTAGCTTCCACTTGTCCAAGAGAATTTTACCACATGGCGTCCTTGCTCGACACGTTTCCGGCAAGCAAGTATACACAATTAAGGATATACTGAAAGTTGTTAAAGCACCAGACTTTGCTTTGCCAGATGTTGAACAAGACATCGTGATGTTCGGTATCTTGGCAAAGAAATCAGAGCCTCGCGCACACAAGCCAACgcaaaagaatggaaagaCGGAGGATAGGGGGAAGTACATGGTTATGACCCTAGTCGATCTAGAATGGGAACTGGAcctttttctcttcaactctggCTTCACAAAATACTGGAAGCTCACAGAAGGGACTGTCATTGCGATACTCAACCCCACCATTATGCCACCCCCACCCGGAAGACATGATACTGGCAAGTTCAGTCTTGTCATCAATTCAGATGATGACTCGATTATTGAGGTTGGCACATCTCGTGATCTTGGAGGTTGTCAATCAGTCAAGAAGGATGGAGATTTATGTGGCGTTTGGATCAATAAGAAGCGTACTCATCACTGCGAATTCCACTCCAATGAAGCCCTTCGCAAACAGCGTTCAACACGAATGGAAGTAAATGGAAGCAGTTTCGGCGCCAGGAAGAATAACTCTAGAGAAGTCATTGGCTGGGGCGccgagaagaaaaaggaggCATCCAGGAAATATGACTGGGAAACAAAGACGCATTGGTTCGCTTCACGTTCCATGAGCGCAGCAGACCTGATTGATGGGAAGGACAGAACACCGAACGATCGAAAAGAGAGAGCAGAATTCCTGAAAAGAGATCTGGAGGCAAAGGAGAAAGAACGTgaaatgatgaagaagcttggccaGGTTGGCAGCGCAGCTGGAAGGGAATACATGCGACAAGCTGGTTCGAAAGCGGCACTGCCCGCTGCGGGCACTTCAACCCAACCCTCGAGCTCTGCACAAGCGTCAGAGGAAGCTTACAGGCCAGACGCAAAGTCACTGGGCCTACTGGGGAAGGATTCTGCCATTCATCTGAGCCCTGTAAAACGGAAACGCCCAGACAGCTCTCAAGCCAGCTCTCAAGCAGGTTCAGCCATAAGCAGCGGCCCAACGGCCTTCGGCTGGGGGAGCAATCTAAAGGATAAGCTTTCAAAAATGAAGGAGGGGGAAAAGCTACGCAAAGATGAACAACCTCCAGTGCGGAAAAAGACTCGCTTTGTGACAGATAAGGGTATCCGTGAAGCCGGTAGGGAGAGTCTAGGTGACGAGCTCCACGGCCGGCAGATCATGctcgacgatgacgatgacgacttGGTTATTGTATAA